GTGCATATATCCATCTCTGCTCTTGCCACTTCCATTCTTAAACCTGTTGTTAGCTGTGTGCTACCAGCCCGCAAACTGCTGAGCCTCTGGGGCTCTCAGCAGACTTACCCTCTTACCAGGAGTCATGTTACACAATTGCACCAGTAAATGTTTCCAGAGCCTGACCCCATCCAGCCACTGTGTTATTGCTTCTTACCTACTGGAACATGCTTTCTGCCTAAAACGTGGTACGTGAACCCTTTGGTTTCTCTGTACCATACCAGCAACCATGATGTGCAATTTGGTTATTACTGTAACCTCTTTCTAGCAGTATTATAAACAGGCATGTGATCTCACCCCTACTGCAACTGAAAATGTTTACAATAAAGGTCTTGGTTAACCTGATGTCAGTTTGCAAGGAGGCCTCACTGTCAAATTACACCAACAGGTTTTCCCAAGGCAGGTACTGGCCTGACTGCTCTCAAGAAGGTGCTTCTGTCATGGAAAAGCTTCTTGACGAAGCAATGCAGAGAAGTGGCACGTGCCTTCACAGGCCTGCACCTCAAAGTGAACGGGGTCTGAAAGAGAATGAGATAGCACAGCCAGAGCAGATCAGATAAAAAACTGCTTGTGCTAAAAATCAGAAGTGTACCATAGCCAAGGCACAAACACAGGGAAGGCACAACCAAAACGCACAAAACCAGTGCAGCAATGGGCCAGGGGCTGCTTACGGTGGAATACCTCCCAAAAGAGGTTGTAGGTGAATTAGGTGGTGTAAGATCTTCACTCCAGTAACACAATGATCTCCACATTCAATGAGTCAGCAGCCAAATTGCTGTGTTTTTGGTATAACAGGAACAATTTGCTGTGAAACCAACAGTAGCTCCTTTCAGCAAAACAGCCTGGGAGAAACACTACAAACACCCAATtcaggtttttttgggttttttttaaccctttaaaGCTCTATAAAGTATTATGAGAAAATCCATAGCTCTTAAATGACAACTTTCAGCTTCCTTGAACATCACGTGCAAGATGTAGCCACAGACACCACCTTTATCTTGAAAGAATGAAAGAGCAGCCCTTGGGCAGAGTAAGATTCATAAACCTTTCTCCCTGCCACAGACTAGGCTGTGCATGAGCAAAGATCAGGAGCAATGGTCCCCATTCATTCAAATgagcactgaaacagaaaaataagagttCAATGAGCCCAGATAGCTAAATGCACCATTTTAATACAAACTAGGCCCATTTTCACCATCTCTTCAGCTATTTCAGCCTACAGTTTTACAGTGGCAAATTAGAGCAATATAGAATATTGCCATGAGATGAACTCGTCCCATTTGTTCATTAAAAAGTCAATGTGTATTTATTGGGCAAGATATTATTGTGTTGTACACAACCCTTCCACTCCTCCCTCCAAGTCATCAGAAAAGTGCAGATGAAATCCATGGCATGAAGACACACATCTCTTCTTGGTCCATCCCATTGGATATTCTTCAGTCTAGTACCTTAAGAGCACGCAAATCCCTTTTGAGTGCTTTGTACAAGCAATAAATTTAGAGTCTTGCTTGGAAAACCTGGCAGTCAGAAACCTCGCAGGAATTAATAGTCACTAAGATCCCTCCAGGTCTGAAGTACCATCCAGTTTCAGATCATAATCCAGTCcataaaattcttcttttttgtcttttaaataatTATACAGCCTGTTAATCACACCATTTTTCTAAGACCATTTAGCATGATAAAGGAGATGCAGATTACATGTTAGATGACAAGGATGAATAAAGACTACACATTGGTAAATTACAGTGGCCTATTCCTGACCAGAAGATTGCATTTACAGTACAGAACAAATGCACATAAAATAATTAAACCCACAAATATTACTAGTAAGTGAAGCCCAGAATGGAATACATTGACTTACAAATAACACCTTCAAATACATCCAGAAATGTGAAATGGAGCACTGATCTGTTAGATCTATCTGCTTCCTCGGAGGAGAATGCAGCCGGGGAAGAGAAGGAAGTTTCCCTCTCCTTCACCCTACCCCAATCCATCCCctctttcttttaaagcagaacaaaaagagtactaccctttttttttcttttttaaatctcgGTTCAGAAGAGAACCATCACAGTAGCCAGACACTTAAGACTGTCTCCAAAGTACAGCAAAAACTCGGAGATGCAGTAATGCTCACATTGGTAAGAGACATTAACAGAATAAATAGGTCCAACACAAATGCTGACTGCCAGAGCTGGTAACACAATCAAGACTACCATGCAATTCAAATGCAATGTTTTCAAAAGGGCTGAGACACATGCATAAGTCATTGATTTAAGGGCAGATGGCCAAAATACTTTGTCTCCTAGCACTGAGAATAAACCTGTTAAAAAGCAAGTATTCTTCCCACAATCTCTGGGCCCAAGGCTGCAGTGGTTTGTGCAGCGGCTGGTAAGTAACCTTCTCATTCGGTATAATTATTGTGCAAGTGTGTGCTTCAGCTGTGTTAAGCCAGCGAGGGTCAGCTTCATGCTAACAAGCCCACTACAGCAGAGACGGTCACCTTCCAATGTCCCTGCACAAGACTGCAGACCTGGCACAAAGTCTTCTCCCAAGCGTTGAACTCTGCCTGGGAAACTCTCCGTGGCATGCAAAAAGCTGAGAGAAAACACACGGGAAAGCCCTGCAGGAATAACTCCACCACTGTTTAATAACTCAAGAGATCCTAGTTTGTCCTTCAGGCCACAACTGCCTCACAAGTTGCACTGGAAAAACTCTCTCACTGTAAAAACAGCGGAAAAAAATGGAAGGGTGAGCCATATGCCCAAGGCTTGAATGCCTCCAACTTGCTGCATGCTATCATCTATCTCTCAGAGCTATACCAGCATCTTTGTAACACTGTAAAGGGGACTTGGCTCAGTACAACCACTATTCTACTTTGTACGCAAGCATACTGTCTCTGAGGCCAGTCtgcctttgaggtttttttcagtatAGTACCATAAGGAAATGACCGCAGCGAACGCTGCAGTCGACAGCTGAACCCTCCTGGCATCCCACAAAAAAAGCCAGAGAAGCATCAAGGCACAATGGTGAATGCCCTTTTGAGAATGTGCCTTAAAAGAATCAGTGCAAAGAGCAGAGATTACTACTATCACAAAAGTCACCTTTTTATACTAAAAGATCATGGTAAAAAAAGGTCAGCTTTGGCGCCATCCGTTTGCACGTGAAGTCCCTAGCCATGACACACCATGGCCTGACTGACTCTGCTACAGCATGGTGAGATAGTGCAAAGCCTTCAAGTTATCAACAGTGAAATGACTGTTTTGCACATCCCTCCAGAGTTGTGCAAGGTACAACGAGCACTCTAGGTGGTAAATGCATGTCTTCTAGAAGAGGCAGGGAAGCAAAACAGTTACTGTGTACCTAGGATTTTCAGTACCATCCAGTTCCTCTCCCTACACCACCTGCTTGGTTTCTATTTCTGCTGTTATTCAAACCAAGAGATTCCAGAAGAggtttttgtgttgggtttttttcccctcagcagaTAATGATTGCAGTCTCACCGAGATCTCCAGAGGGGATTTCAAAAAGAGTACATGACCATCTTTCCTTTGCCAATTTGTCGGCTCTGCATTACATAGATATAAGGCTCCCAGCAAAGTCTGTTAAATGCAGTAGCTTggagaaataagaaaacaaaatattccatTTATTTTCTGCCTTCAACTTCTGAGAAGATTGAAGCTTTGGAACACAACATGAGAACTCAAATCTAACACTTGGCTGGACACCGACTGAATACCAGGTCTGAGGAGAAGAAACAGCAAGGAATGAAGTGACACGCAGAATACCTGAGGAATCTGGAGTTGTGGAATGGATATTCAATTCACCATCAACAGTCATGATGAAGAGAGGCAGGGGGAAGGCAAGAAAAGCCCTTAAACTAAAGCTGGGTATGAAAATAATGCGGATTTCAGAACAGACTAAGATGGGGAAGGAAGTTTTCAAGATCAAGCCACCATCAGACCTGCAATTGTAAGAACAAAGGCTTACTGCAATCTCTTCCCCTACGAAACCTCTAGAACCACCCAGTGCTAGCTGGCAAGGCACCGATTGTTGCGCTACAGTCAGTGGTGGCCGGGAGAGCCGTTCATGTGCTTTTCACTGCAAGGAACATCCGTGCTGTAGAGGCCATCCAAGTACGCCTGAGAAATCTCCGCTACCAAGCTTCTGTCTGGGACGGACTGGGCCATTCCATAGATGGCTCCCTAAGCAGAGAAGAGGAGGTTGTTACATAAGATCATTAATGCCATCAGAGAAACACGCTTACCCCAAACGCACCCTCACTATGTGCTAGCCTCCTTACCATGCCCGTGGTCTTGGCGTTGAGGTCCTTCATGATCTCCTCAATGCTGTCTTTGACATCTTTCAGGAACTGTTCAGCAACACCAGACTTTGTGTGCAACTGCGTAATGCAGAGATGAATGCTGGGCAggcaggggaaaggggagagatTACCCATCTCAAGTATGTACAGCTCCACATTTTCTGAGCAAAAAACAGAATCCAGTCCTTCACTGGCCAGTGACAACTGTCTATCTCCTTGAAATAGCGTTTCAGCCGCATAAAGGGAGATGACAATCCACTCCCTTCCAATTAAAGGTAAGCCCTGCAAAATACTTGCTAGAACCAAGCTCCTCTTTTGCAAAACAGCCaactcctccttccttcctgacTTCATCATACATGGTTAAAGGCCTCTAATTTTCTCACCTCATTCCAGGTACCTCTGGTGAGAAAAATGCAGCTGTCTGCAAGCATGGTGATCCTTGCCATCACTTCCCTCCCCATCCTCTACAGCTTAGATAAGCCATCGGCCACCCACGGCAAGGAAGTTAGCATCCACCAAAAGCAACAGGGCTACTCGCATCTCCGAGCTATCACTTCAGGCTCTCTAAACATGGCTTCATGCTAACTGCAAGTCCAAAATTTTTTCAGTGCAGCTACATTTAAGAGCATTTGCCCCTTTTACCCAGAGAAAAACAAGTACCCACTCAAGGACTTAACTCTGACAAACATTCATTTCGCACCAGGCTGGAAAGGTCACTGAAAATGATCAGCCCTTCACCGTTCTCTCAATTACCTTCATCTTCACTGGGCAGAAAGAagatactaaaaataaataaataaatctacaaACCCTCAGTTAACTAACGTGAGATAAAGCCCTGACTATTTATATTTTACTGCTTATGTTATACAGAGGTAAACAGAGGGGGAGCCTCAGATATGTCCTCTGCCAGGCTCATTAAAATTACTGCTGCCTTAACCCCACTGCAGTAACTGCTATACATCAGCAATTACAAAAGTAATTCCCTCTCTGCAGGGGGAAAAGTCTACATGCAATTTGTCAGATGTGGACAACACCAGTCAGCAAATCAAGAGAGCTATGTGGCCTGAAGATGACCATCTTGCATACCCTGGCTATGCACATCACTCCACTGGTCTCCACAAACTCACCTTGATGGGAACTGTAGGGCGTTCAAGTTCCATCCTTTTGCCGCTAAGAAATTAGATAGTCGATAAATGTCAAAAGTGTCTGAACCGATGGAGAGGACAGACACCTCAGGTTTCCCAAAAATGAAGATGCCATCCATTTTTCTTAGccttagaaaggaaaaaagaagtgactGACCAGGGTTACAGGGGTCAGACATTCTGTCCATCTATCTGGAGCCTTAAAGGAAAAGCTACACAAGGGAACATGCTATAGCTTCTCCAGGGAATGGAAAAAAAGTTgcaagagaaataaaagcagtttgGGAGAAGGTGTCTAGAACGGTGTTAAAGAGTGTGATCAAAATGCTAAGGCACACACGTACTCTGATTCGAGGAAACGAGCCGTTTTAATGATCCTCTTCGTAGCCTCAATGTAGCCCGATTCCCCTATGTGCATCAGGGTTGCCCAGCACGCAGCTATGATTCCACCAGGCCTGGAGCCTGCCATGGAGGGGGAGGCGTATATGCCCCCTTGCCAGTCGGGTGCTACAAAGAACTGGTAGCTCCTGTACTTCTTGTCGCTGTACAGCACCACTGAGGAGCCCTTGGGAGCGTAGCCATACTGCAAGGGGCacagaaagcattaaaaagcagcaggagagcacAGGAATGCATTCAAGCACTTACTGCATGCAGTCACCAAGATCCCACTTGCCCATACTTTGGCGCATTGCACAAAGCATCTGAATAGGTCAGCCCTTACCCCTGCGCTTCAGCACTCCTCCACATCGCAGAGCAGAAATGTCTGAAGATATGGGTAGCATTGGGAATTGCTCCCCAGAAATTAAAGCATTAGAAGACCTATCTGCCCTCCTTCTTACCTTGTGGGTATCAGCAGAAATGCTAGTCACACCTTTTACACGGAAGTCAAAGGGATGCTTTAGAGGAAACCCTGCCTTGTCCATGAAAGCAATGAGAAAACCACCCAGGCACGCATCAACATGGCAGGGGATTTTGTGCTTCACCGCAAGCTGTGTGTGAATAAGAGATTCTGGTGAGTAACATGCAATCAGGCAAGAAAACAATCTGGTCGAGGCACACAAACTCCAGTCACCAAAAGGTACTCTGCATTTCACAATTAAATGTTTCCTGGACCCTTTTGGAGCATCATGCCACGCTCAAGCTGCTGAGGATACGAGATCTGGAAGGGCTGGCTACTTTGGGATGCCTTCTCCTGCTTTCCACATATTTGAAAATTGccagcaagaggaaaaacaacATCATATTTTGGCAATTTGCTGTAGTTGCCAAAGAGATGTGACAACTTGGTCTGAAAGGAGTATCTGCAATAAAGTGTCACGGCGTAATCCAAATGAAAAGAAGGTCAGAGGCCCTGGCTGGTTACACGCAAAATAAATAACTGgagcacagagagaaaaatcaagagGTGTGTTTGAAAAATAAGATCCCAGCCCTTTGACTCCTGCACCAGATTTGCTACAACCAGTAGGCCCTCAATCAAAGCCTTTTTACCAGGCGGactattttgctgttatttcttctcAGATATCAAAGAACGAGAGCCCTTCTGGTTGGTCTCGCAGTGGATGCTGCTGAGCTTCAAGTCACATACACAATACACATACCTTCAGTTACAGCAGAAGTTTATGATATAGACTTGAGAGTTCAGACACAAACAGCTTTATGACAATGCCCAGAGGTAACTTCTGATATTCAAAGCCTACCTTCTCACAGCAGTTAGAGTGCAAAAAAACAGTCCCATATTCCTCCTCACTTCTAAATTGTGTCCTACATACCCTGCTGTTGGTTAACACCTAATGTGAGGATAGTAATACCCCTGCAACCAGTCTGCTCCTGCCACCAGATTCACTGGTTCACATCCCAGAACCTCTCTGCTTTTCTTGTATAGAAGGACATGCTGGTTTTATTGCTACAGCACCCAGAAGTCCCAGGGGCACTTTACCTCTGCCACCTCTTCAATCGGGTCCATAATTCCATGCGGGAACTGGGGAGCGGAACAGACCAGCATAGCTGTGTTCTTCGAGATAGCTCTCCTCATTGCCTGAAGATTGAAAGAGAGAAGATGCTCATATTCCATTTATCAAGTGCCACCCTTCCAAAAGAGATAGAAAGTGAAAACATGCAGCATCCCACCTtaaaaaccaacacacaaaagcctacagaaagcaaagcaataaGCTACAACCATCAGCAGAGTCAACTGAGTCATTTAACTCATCCACCTGGAAATACTAGAACACTTTTGTTCACCCTCATCTGCAATCTGGGGCTATTTCTGAAACATATAAATTATTTGATTCTAAATGAATCACACAGAGACAAAGGGATGATTTGCATCCAATTATTTCAAACAAAACTGCATCTGCAATGACAGGCACTTACTCCTGCTGTTTCTCCTTATTTCCAGGAAGCATTCCCCTCTCTCTATCCACTGACTTCCTACCTGGATAGGCAGATTTCTTGTGATTTGCTGTACAATGTGAATTTCCCACAGAAAGAGTGTTATGCTGCCTAAAGCGATACCTGAACATCCACTTCCATAGCCTTGGTCAACGGTATGTGAATCAACTTCAGTCCAAAGTAGTGTGCTGCCTTGTCAAACGCTGCGTGAGCACTCACCGGGACCAACCTAGAAAAGTAACAGATTGCATATGTCAACCCAGGCAGCATGTTAAGTCTTACTGTGAACAGTAGgggaaagagcaaaaaaaattcaACTTGTAGCTATTTTGTGTGACAGGTCTCAAACAGGCCAATTGCATGTTTCAACCAGCCAAAAATCACAcagaccgaaaaaaaaaaaagttggggaAAATGCTCTCTGGGACAGACGAGAGGCTGCATGCTGTTCTGAATTAAAATGATGGACATTCGATCTTGAACAACCCAGAGAAAATCTATTGAAGCAATTCTATTCCACTGCATGGTCCTCCGTGAACCAGGAACCAGAGTTCCCAAGTAAGCTTATTTCTTGTCATATCAGACAATATTGTACCATGTCCAACCAGCTGTCCTCCCTGAGAGGGGCACAGGACAATACAAAAGGGAAGGAGCAGTATAAATACACCAAACGAACACAGTATTTGCTGTGTCCCATCTCTAATGGTAGTGGCTGAACAGTCAATTAATCTTGCTTTCTGAGGCACCCTATCTTTATCAGGGCCTTTAATAGCATGCAAAAATgtcagagagggaagaaaagaaccACAGGAATTCAGCAGAAGATGAATACCGCAGTGGAATCTCTCTGTTTTCCCCCCATAAGCAATTAACCAGAGAAACATTTTTGATGCACTGTCTAGAAAAAAGCAGCACATTAGAGAGAGCAAATCCTCTGTTAGCAGTGTAATGATTAGCAGAATTCCTCATTTCAGCTACAACCAGCCCCAACTTTAGTCTCAGAGTTTACAGGCTAAACCCTCTTTGATCTGAATAAATCAAACCCCTTAAACACTTCAAAGGGCCTGACAATCTCTGCTCGAGAGGGGCCCAAAGCAGAAACAAGCAGGCTCTGTCTACAGCAGCGCACACAGGTATTGCCAAAATACATCTGCACACCATAGctaccacagcctcccagcaatATTCATGCCTCCCAGGCTGCTTAAAGGTTCCTGTGCTATTGCACCGCTTCTTTCGTCCCaggtttaaaatcacagaatcgtagaatagttggggttggaagggacctttaaaaggtCACCcctctgcagtaagcagggacatcttcaactagatcaggttgctcagagccatctgacctgaccttgaatgtttccagggatggggcatctaccacctctctgggcaatctgctccagtgtttcaccaccctcatcgtaaaaaacatcctccttatatccagtctaaatctaccctcttttagactaaaaccattacctcttgtcctgtcacaacaggccctgctaaaaaccctgtccccatctttcttataagccccttttaggtactgaaaggctgcaatcaggtctccctagagccttcttttctccaggctgaccaggcccaactctctcagcctttcatcctagaagaggtgtttcagccctctgaccatttttgtggcctcctctggacccactccaacaggtccatgtctgtcctgtgctgagggctccatagctggacacaggactccaagtgggctctcaccagagcaaaggggcagaatcccctccctccacctgctggccacgctgcttttgatgcagcccaggatacggttggcattCTGgcctgcgagcgcacattgccagctcacgtccagcttttcacccaccagtacccccaagtccttctcctcagggctgctctcaatgccTTCATTCCCCGCCTGTATTGAGACCAGggtttgccccgacccaggtgcaggaccttgcacatggccttgttgaacctcatgaggttcacacaggcccacttctcaagcttatccaggtccctctggatggaatcccttccctcaggcgtgttgactgcaccactctcCTTCAGGCACAGATGGACAAGGGGGAAGTGCTAATGAGCTATGAAATTAAGGAATATTGGGGTCTAGCAGCCACCTCCACTCAAAGGAACGATAAGTTCCACAAGCTCCCAATGCAAAACCCAAGCCACGGAGGTATTGCTCACATTTCTGGCTGCTTGATGCCTCTCTCGTAAGCCAGGTCCCGGTACGCCTTGCAGGCCATCAGAATGCTCTCAGTCCCTCCAGATGTCATCTGTTGtgaagaaaagaagcaaacaagaaaaacaactgCTTACATGGATGttgtagaaaagaaaagaaaaaaagggatgcTGCCACAGCATCTCTGCCCAGAGATGTTTCAGAGGCAAGAGACACACAGGACCAGCTCAGGTTTTCAAGGGCTGCAGAAGCCACTGAACAGCTCAAGGTAGCTTTCTGACATCCAGCTTGAAAGtgcacatttaaataaatattgactCTATttaaaggaggagggggaaagggaaaacaaaaaaatatccaaCTTAAAAGTCTGACGAGAGGGGACCATACTGCAAGGTCACTAGCTGGCAAACATGACCACACCTCATGAAACTACTACTACTACATACTTAGCTCTTGATTAGCCAGGGATTGTATGTCTGGACTACCGATTAATTATGCCACATATACGGAAACAACAAAGTTGATTCTGTATTAACTGAAGTCCAGCAGGATTTATTAGGTCTGGAATAGTgccacactgaggcacagagccagctCAGGGTTGGCACTGCTCCTGAGCTACAAAACCTTCCCAGAACCTGCAGCACTGCAAAGCGCAGAGCCCTCTCCCACCTTCTCTCTGCAGAGGCCAGCCTAGGCCTGGTCAACACCAGGCCAGAGGTTGTAAGTCCTCAAAGACTCAAGAAATTTTACACCAGTAGGAATTTCTGCATTACCCTCCCCAGTAAGTCCCTCGGTATCCACACAACCCACTACCCATACTGCCCCAGCTCTCTTTACCCTGACCACAGCAAAACACGGGCGTTTGCATCAGGAGGTGGAAGAGGGGAAGATACACACACAAGCTGTTCAATGAAGTTTACTATTGCATGCCAGAACTCAAGAGCTCTTGTGAACAAATAAATGAAACTCTTTACATGAAGAAATTCCTCAAGCGGGAGGACCGTCTCTTGTTGGCCAGCCTTTATGAGTTCTGACATGAAGGGGACACAAAAGTGTGTGGGCACAAACCTTTCAAAGTAAAATTTTAACCTAGTAAAATGTGAGGTGGTTTTTTCAAGCAGCCTGCAGGACTGACTGACTGCTATGCTGAGTGAGCCATAACTTGAGGATGGCTGGTACCTGGGACAGGTATACAGAACTGCAGGTGAAAGAGAGGAATGAAAAGCTACTTGGAGCACTTATGGAGGGCTAATTTTGATCCTCAGATCTGATGAATCAATTGCAACTTCCCCTTTTAACcacttccccccaaaaaataaacataaaaaggaTGCAATCACATTTGCATGCCTCATGACATCTGCTAGTCTGggttttcatttggttttttgCAGCTGACATAGCTGCAAACCCCCAAAACGCAAAGAAGTGGTGTGACTGCGTGACAATGACTAAACATTAAGTACAGAGATAAGGAACAAAGTTCACAGGCACATAAATCAGCCTGCCACATTTGTTCCTAACATGATCCAAGctagcagcagctgccaccacaGGCAGTGTGGAAGTGACTGTCGCACCACAGacaatttctgctttcttggtaGTTTAAAAGCAACAGCTGCCACAGATAAACCCTAACAGAGCCTCACAttggataaagaaaaaaatgtatttttagtgaAGCAAACAGATGATAGCAGGAACGTAATGTCCTAAACATTTTATGGGCTGTGTCATTCACTTCTCAACCCTTCTTATGAAAAGATCTGTGAAGTTGTCAGCTAttacctttggggaaaaaaaaacagctggtGTAACATGGATTGCCTTCCTACTGCTGGGTGGGAGAAGAGGAATGGGATTATTGTGTACTTGTAACACTGCTTGCAACATCTCTTACAATACTGCAACAATTGTGAAAATTTTGCCAGGCATGATGTGGGGATCTTGGGATTCAGGTTACTGAATACCAGACACTTTGTGCCACCAGGCCTGCTCTTTGTCGAGCAAGGGGTCCCTACCTCTACTCTCATCTAGATAATCTGCTCTTTAAAGAGCAGCCTCTGTACAGTCTCATTCTCATTTTGATCTTTCCACCAAAGCACCAACATCTTGCCCTTTACATATGACAAACATTTCTTCAAAGTCTGGCTTATCACCTAATGGAAATACCTAGCCACACATAGTTTTGGGGAGGTCAGAGTCAACACTTGTCAGCAGTTGGTCAGGTGCAGGTTAAGGAACAGCATCCAGGACGGATCCTCCTCCCAGGCACTAAGGCTGGCATGCAGATGACCACACAGAAACCTTGTTAAGGCAGCTGAAAATCTACCtaaaaagctgaatttcagcTTCCTAAATCGTCCCACAGTCAGCACATCAGTACCAACACAAGCATACACCACAGAGATGGGCCAGAGCAGCTTGATCTACAGCAGCTGCTTCAGCGTGGCACAGCTACCACAGCCAAACCCTCTTCATCCATGCAGTCCACACTTGCGGAGGCGGTCTGCTCCTTTACAGAAGCCTCTGTCAGCTTAGCTATCTCATCAGCAAACTCATTCTGCCATAGCCAGGGCCTGAATCACTGTCACAGGATACAACTTCCCCACTGCCTGCGGCACGCTGGCAGCAGGCCAACATG
This sequence is a window from Opisthocomus hoazin isolate bOpiHoa1 chromosome 6, bOpiHoa1.hap1, whole genome shotgun sequence. Protein-coding genes within it:
- the SGPL1 gene encoding sphingosine-1-phosphate lyase 1 — protein: MDAITPYKEILQMYWEKATGFVNAQCDGLEPWQLVGLTFSSTLISVWLHGFLFQSESLTSRTKKQFFKLLRKMPFVGAIIQKKIDEALNDVTSSLSFLKDEKDYIKVLPEQGMSQPEVLEKMKEYSSKGDVRWQDGKVSGTVYSGEEKLTHLLVKVYEEFAWSNPLHPDIFPGLRKMEAEVVRIACTLFNGGPSSCGAMTSGGTESILMACKAYRDLAYERGIKQPEMLVPVSAHAAFDKAAHYFGLKLIHIPLTKAMEVDVQAMRRAISKNTAMLVCSAPQFPHGIMDPIEEVAELAVKHKIPCHVDACLGGFLIAFMDKAGFPLKHPFDFRVKGVTSISADTHKYGYAPKGSSVVLYSDKKYRSYQFFVAPDWQGGIYASPSMAGSRPGGIIAACWATLMHIGESGYIEATKRIIKTARFLESELRKMDGIFIFGKPEVSVLSIGSDTFDIYRLSNFLAAKGWNLNALQFPSSIHLCITQLHTKSGVAEQFLKDVKDSIEEIMKDLNAKTTGMGAIYGMAQSVPDRSLVAEISQAYLDGLYSTDVPCSEKHMNGSPGHH